TTTGGTGGAAAATTTCACAAAGAGAAAAATTCCTTTCGTGGGGACTACCCTACACATGTGTTTACATAAAGCTATTTGAAGGACGAGCTTGAGTCTCTTTTCATGGCAATGGTAAAGCAGCCGAAAGTGACAAAGAGCAGTTTCTTCAATGATGAGCTACAGGGCTTGTTCAAGGAGGCCTCTGATTTAAGAGGAGGAGATCCTGAATTTGCTCATGCCTGGTATcgtttagaagaagatgaagatactggatttatatcgcaccctatactctgagtctcagagcggctcacaagctcctttaccttcctcccccacaacagacaccctgtgaggtagatgaagatattggatttatatcccgccctccactccaaagactctcagagcggctcacaagctcctttaccttcctcccccacaacagacaccctgtaaggtagatgaagatattggatttatatccctccctccattccaaagagtctcagagcggctcacaatctcctttaccttcctctcccacaacagacaccctgtgaggtagatgaagatattggatttatatcccgccctccactccgaagagtctcagagcggctcacaatctcctttaccttcctcccccacaacagacaccctgtgaggtgggtggggctggagagggctctcacagcagctgccctttcaaggacaacctctgccagagctatggctgacccaaggccattccagcaggtgcaagtggaggaggagggaatcaaacccggttctcccagataagagtctgcacacttaaccactacaccaaactggctccctactactactactgcattGTACTGTTTTCTTCCAGCAAAGACTAACTCAGAACTCTTTTTCAACACCGCACAACATTCCAGTCTGTAGTGCTGCAGCAAGTTCAGGCATCGCTTGTTTTCCACTTGCTCCCCAGAGGCACTGCTTACCCATCAATTCATCCCTTGCTTTTGTGGATGCCGTGCCTTGCTCTTAAAAGATCCCTTCCAACTGCGAGACCCAAGATCAGTCTCTGTATAGAAAAAAATTATTGCCCTTCGACTCCCTATAAATCAGCAGCAGCAAGGAAAAGGCTCAGCCTCTTGCTTCTCTCAGCTGTCTTTCCCCCTGGCGAAGCGAGGAGAAGTATTTCTTCCCTCGCAGCGGGACTCTGAAGCTGGTACCTAGTTATGGACCAGCATCAGAGTGCCAACTCAGACACCACATTTTATCCTTTGGGGATCTCATTTCCACCTAGAAGATAACGTGCCTGATCATTTCCTGTTTCGCTGTGCGtgtctaacagcagctgcccagtGTTTTGTCCATAGCATGAAATAGACAAATATTCTCCATTTATTCCTGTATCATGATCCATTGTGAGCACTTTTACCTGTACTGAAGTGATATTTATAGAAGTCTCGTGTGTGGAATGGatcttggggggagggaagcaccCAGGCCAGCCATTCCTCTCTGAGTACttaagatcgggggggggggtcattccttaggccaggggtggccaaatttgcttaatgtaagagccacaaagaataagcaTCAGGTATATGAGAGcctgaaggaaaatagatgaggagggaggggaagtagaaagaaagcaactttaactttaagtgcgttctccaagctggctgacggggctagagccacacaatacgcgtgaaagagccacctgtggctcgcGAGCCGcttcggccacccctgccttagactatATTCACTATAACAGTAATTTCTGTTCAGCAGATCTTTAGTAGACTTCAGTTCTGTTCACTCAATGAATACGAaaacgaggaggaggaggggggcatcctACTTCATCGTAAGAATCTCAGCAGAGTAGAGGACATGTTCAGGTTTCCCAGAATGCCACTCCCTTTTCTTCCTCTGTAGAAAGAAGGAAGTAGGAatgaagtggcacctttaagacccaagttttattcagaacgtaacgtaaagaccaacaaagttttattcaagaagaagatattggatttatatcccaccctccactccaaagagtctcagagcggctcacaatctcctttaccttcctcccccacaacagacaccctgtgaggtagatgaagatattggatttatatcccgccctccactccgaagagtctcagagcggctcacaatctcctttcccttcctcccccacaacagacaccctgtgaggtagatgaagatattggatttatatcccgccttccactccgaagagtctcagagcggctcacaatctcctttcccttcctcccccacaacagacaccctgtgaggtagatgaagatattggatttatatcccgccctccactccgaagagtctcagagcggctcacaatctcctttaccttcctcccccacaacagacgccctgtgaggtagatgaagatattggatttgtatcccgccctccactccgaagattcacagagcggctcacaatctcctttacctccctcccccacaacagacaccctgtgaggtagatgaagatattggatttatatcccgccctccactccgaagagtctcagagtggctcacaatcacctttcccttcctcccccacaacagacaccctgtgaggtagatgaagatattggatttatatcccgccctccactccgaagagtctcagagcggctcacaatctcctttaccttcctcccccacaacagacaccctgtgaggtgggtggggctggagagggctctcacagcagctgccctttcaaggacaacctctgccagagctgtggttgacccaaggccatgccagcaggtgcaagtggaggagtggggactcaaacccggttctcccagataagagtccgcacacttaaccactacaccaaaccggctctccatgtgctagaagcacagttcatcagacaataggatagaatggcaaacagtcctaaatatagagaaagtgggcagcgaGTTAGTATGCAAAACCATGGAAATGTCCGTTAAGCAGATTAAAAGAAGTACAGTTTgggggtctggtgattgttagtttatgCTAACTGGGCTTCATCAACAAGAGGGCAATACGAGTCAGAAGAGCAGATCGATGtctgtgtgaagtgccataaataagagtctgttgtgatgttagctctgggttcAAAATGAGggcagaccgacacggctgcccatttggatctttCTACGTTGAAAGAAGAGTGGAGGATAGCTTCAAATGTATTTGCCGCACACGATTCTCCTTGTAGGGGGAAACCAGAGCGGGTGAGGCTACAGCTTAACCCCACCAACCTTTCTGGCCTCTTGTGTCTTGCAGGTGTATGTCCATTCCCGTGACCATGAGAGCCATCCGCAGGAAAGCAGAGACGATCCAAGCCGACACGCCGGCCTTGTCCCTCATCGCCGAAACCGTCGAAGACATGGTGAAGAAAAACCTGCCCCCGGCCAGCAGCCCGGGCTACGGCATGACAACCAGCAACAACCCGATGAGCGGAACCACCACGCCCACCAGCACGTTCTCCGGGGGCCCCATCTCCACCCTCTTTGGCATGGGCATGGGCATCAAAGAGCGGCATGACTCGGTGGGCCACGGGGAGGACTTCAGCAAAGTGTCCCAGAACCCCATCCTCACCAGCTTGCTGCAGATCACGGGCAGCGTGGGCTCCACCATCggctccagccccacccctccTCACCACACCCCTCCCCCGGTGTCGTCTCCGGCCAGCAACACCAAGAACCACCCCATGCTCATGAACCTGCTGAAGGACAATCCCACCCAAGACTTTTCCACCCTCTACGGGAGCAGCCCGCTGGAGAGGCAGAACTCCTCCTCCGGCTCCCCGAGGATGGAGATCGGGCCGGGGGGCaacaagcagaagaagaagaagtctcgCATCCCCGCCGACAAGCCCAAGCACCAGACAGAAGACGACTTCCAAAGGGAGCTGTTCTCCATGGACGTCGACTCCCAGAACCCCATCTTCGACGTCAACATGACCGCCGACACCTTGGACACCCCCCACATCACTCCCGCGCCCAGCCAGTGCAGCACCCCGCCCACAACCTACCCGCAGTCCTTACCTCACGCCCAGCCCAGTATTCAGAGGATGGTCCGGCTCTCTAGTTCGGACAGCATCGGCGCCGACGTCACGGACATCCTTTCCGACATAGCGGAAGAAGCGTCCAAACTGCCGAGCGCCGGTGAAGACTGCCCTCCTGTCGGAACGCCGGTGAGGGACTCGTCCAGTTCGGGGCACTCCCAGAGCGCCCTCTTCGACCCGGACGTCTTCCAGTCCAACAACAGCGAGAACCCTTACACTGACCCGGCCGACCTGATCGCCGATGCCACCGTCAGCCCCAACAGTGACTCTTCCAACCAGTTTTTCCCTGACGGAGTGGATTTCAACCCCGACCTCCTGAACAGCCAGAGCCAAAGCGGTTTTGGAGAGGAGTACTTTGACGACAGCAGCCAGAGCGGAGACGCCGACGACTTCAAGGGCTTTGCGCCGCAAACGATAAGTACTCTGGGCGTGCAGGTGCTGGGGGGAGATGGCGGGGAGAGTAAGTTCAAGGCGAGCAGTCAAGCGGAGACGGTCGACTTTAGTATTATCACGGCTTCCAGCAAGGCTCTGGGAACCTCTGATGTCATGGAGCATCATAGCGGAAGCCAGAGCCCCTTGCTGAGCAcgggagatttggggaaggagaaGCCGCAGAAGCGGGTCAAGGAGGGTAACGGATCCGGGAGTTCCTTAACAGGCCCGGGGCTGGATGGCAAGGGAGGAAAACGCAGCCGCACCCCATCCAGCGATGGGAAGAGCAAAGAAAAGGTCCAGAAGCGGAGgaaggtggagccagaaggcaaATCTCCTTCTCATAGTTCATCCACCAGGCCTTTCACCCCACCGGCGAGCACGGGCGGCTCAAAATCTCCCGGAAGTTCGGGCAGGTCTCAGACTCCCCCCGGGGTGGCCACTCCCCCCATCCCCAAAATCACCATCCAGATTCCCAAGGGGACCGTGACCGTCGGCAAACCTTCCCACGGGCAGTACACGAGCAGCGGCTCGGTCTCCTCCCTGAGCAGCAAAAGCCACCACAgtcactcctcctcctcttcctcctcctcctcctcgtcctcctcaTCCTCCTCGTCGTCGTCCTCCTCCTCGACCTCGGGCAAAATAAAGAGCAGCAAGTCGGACGGCTCTTCCGGGTCCAAGATGAGCGGCAGCCTCTACTCGGGCCAAGGCGGCTCTGGATCAGGTCAGTCCAAAAGCTCCGCCCAGTCTGTGGGCAAGCCCGGGTCCTCCCCCATCACCAAACACGGCCTCAGCAGCGGCTCGGGAGGCACCAAGATCAAACCTCAAGGGAAGCCGTCATCGCTTATGAACCCTTCCATGAGTAAACCAAACATTTCTCCTTCTCATTCTAGACCCTCGGGCGGTTCTGACAAGCTGGCCTCTCCGATGAAACCCGTTCCAGGCACTCCCCCGTCGTCTAAAGCAAAGTCCCCCATTAGTTCCAGTTCTGGAGGCTCCCACATGTCTGGGACCGGATCAAGCATGAAGTCCTCTTCCGGGATGGGGTCCTCCGGTTCCGCGTCCCAGaagccacccccttcttcttcttcctccaactcGTCGGccacctcctcttccttttcgTCAGGCAGCTCGTCCATGTCCTCGTCTCAGAACCAGCACGGCAGCTCCAAAGGCAAGTCCCCGAGCCGGAACAAGAAGCCGTCGCTGACCGCCGTCATCGACAAGCTGAAGCACGGCGTCGTCACCAGCGGCCCAGGTGGGGAAGACTCCGTGGACGGGCAGGTGGTCCAAAGCTCCGGCGCCTCGAGCCACTCCGGGTCCTCCAAGCACAACTTGTCCGGAGGCGAATTGCAGGGGAAGCGCGAGAGAAGCGACAAAGAGAAATCCAAAGTCTCCGTCTCGGGCGGCTCCTCCGACTCTTCCAAGAAGTCATCGGACTCGAAGAACGTTGGGAGCACTGGAGTGGCCAAGATTATCATCAGCAAGCACGACGGTGGCTCTCCCAGCATTAAAGCCAAAGTGACCCTGCAGAAGCCTGGCGAAGGAGGTGGGGAAGGCTTGAGGCCTCAGATGACGTCTTCCAAAAGCTACGGCTCCCCCCTGATCAGCGGGTCGACCCCGAAGCACGAGCGCTGCTCCCCCAGCCACAGCAAATCTCCGGCCTACACGCCCCAAAACATCGACAGCGAGAGCGAGTCGGGCTCGTCCATCGCGGAGAAATCCTATCAGAACAGCCCCAGCTCCGATGACGGGATCCGGCCTCTTCCGGAATACAGCTCCGAAAAACACAAGAAGcacaaaaaggagaagaagaaagtgaAAGATAAGGACCGGGACAGAGAAAGGGAC
The sequence above is a segment of the Heteronotia binoei isolate CCM8104 ecotype False Entrance Well chromosome 15, APGP_CSIRO_Hbin_v1, whole genome shotgun sequence genome. Coding sequences within it:
- the MED1 gene encoding LOW QUALITY PROTEIN: mediator of RNA polymerase II transcription subunit 1 (The sequence of the model RefSeq protein was modified relative to this genomic sequence to represent the inferred CDS: inserted 2 bases in 2 codons), yielding MKAAQGSAEESEKLNKMSSLLERLHVKFNPNSRPWTETMKLVRQVMEKRIVMNSGGHQHLVSCLETLQKALKVTSLPAMTDRLESIARQNGLGSHLSPNGTECYITSDMFYVEVHLDPAGQLCDVKVAHHGEQPVSCPELVQHLSKLKTKMYLALQSLSXDLSKMAGMYWQATNANPLDKILHGTVGYLXPRSGGHLMNLKYYVSPYDMIEEGTGAPVILNENNVPRHLGMNMCVTIEGTLTMNKLPIAPLIMGSHPVDNKGTPSFSSITSANSVDLPACFFLKFSRSIPVSRAFIQKLQNCTGIPLFDTPPTYVPLYELITQFELSKDVDPGPLNHNMRFYAALPGQQHCYFLNKDAPLPDGRSLQGTLLSKIPFHHPSRVPLLLNLIRHQVAYNTLIGSCVKRTVLKEDSPGILQFEVCPLSDSCFSVSFQHPVNDSLVCVVMDVQDSTHVNCKLYKGLSDALICTDDFIAKVVQRCMSIPVTMRAIRRKAETIQADTPALSLIAETVEDMVKKNLPPASSPGYGMTTSNNPMSGTTTPTSTFSGGPISTLFGMGMGIKERHDSVGHGEDFSKVSQNPILTSLLQITGSVGSTIGSSPTPPHHTPPPVSSPASNTKNHPMLMNLLKDNPTQDFSTLYGSSPLERQNSSSGSPRMEIGPGGNKQKKKKSRIPADKPKHQTEDDFQRELFSMDVDSQNPIFDVNMTADTLDTPHITPAPSQCSTPPTTYPQSLPHAQPSIQRMVRLSSSDSIGADVTDILSDIAEEASKLPSAGEDCPPVGTPVRDSSSSGHSQSALFDPDVFQSNNSENPYTDPADLIADATVSPNSDSSNQFFPDGVDFNPDLLNSQSQSGFGEEYFDDSSQSGDADDFKGFAPQTISTLGVQVLGGDGGESKFKASSQAETVDFSIITASSKALGTSDVMEHHSGSQSPLLSTGDLGKEKPQKRVKEGNGSGSSLTGPGLDGKGGKRSRTPSSDGKSKEKVQKRRKVEPEGKSPSHSSSTRPFTPPASTGGSKSPGSSGRSQTPPGVATPPIPKITIQIPKGTVTVGKPSHGQYTSSGSVSSLSSKSHHSHSSSSSSSSSSSSSSSSSSSSSSTSGKIKSSKSDGSSGSKMSGSLYSGQGGSGSGQSKSSAQSVGKPGSSPITKHGLSSGSGGTKIKPQGKPSSLMNPSMSKPNISPSHSRPSGGSDKLASPMKPVPGTPPSSKAKSPISSSSGGSHMSGTGSSMKSSSGMGSSGSASQKPPPSSSSSNSSATSSSFSSGSSSMSSSQNQHGSSKGKSPSRNKKPSLTAVIDKLKHGVVTSGPGGEDSVDGQVVQSSGASSHSGSSKHNLSGGELQGKRERSDKEKSKVSVSGGSSDSSKKSSDSKNVGSTGVAKIIISKHDGGSPSIKAKVTLQKPGEGGGEGLRPQMTSSKSYGSPLISGSTPKHERCSPSHSKSPAYTPQNIDSESESGSSIAEKSYQNSPSSDDGIRPLPEYSSEKHKKHKKEKKKVKDKDRDRERDRDKERDKKKTHSLKPESWSKSPISSEQSLSMTSGAILTSDRPSRPSPDFLIGEEDDDLMDVGLIRN